Within the Bacillota bacterium genome, the region GGTCATCTCGGCCACTTCCTCGTAGCTCAGACCCTCCACGTCGCGCAGGAGGAGCGCCGCCCGGTACTCCTCGGGAAGCGCGGCGAGCGCGGCCTCCACCGCCTCGTGGCGCTCCGCCGCCAGCAGCGCCTCCTCCGGGTCACAGGCCGCGGTCCCCGTCGCCGGCTCGGGAATCCTCGCCGGCTCCCGCGCTTCCTCGTGGTGTTCGCGGCGGCGGTTCCGACGCCCATGGTCGAGGCAGAGGTTGATCGCGATGCGATAGAGCCAGCTGCCGAAGCGGGAGCCGCCGCGGAAGGCGCCCAGGGCGCGGAAGGCGTGCAGGACCGCCTCCTGCACCACATCCTCCGCCTCCTGGCGGCCGACGAGGCGGACCGCGGCGCCGTAGACGCGGCGCAGCTCGGGCCGGACCAGCTCCTCGAAGGCGGCCACGTCCCCCGCCTGCGCCCGCTCGAGAAGGGCTCGTTCGAGTCCGTCGATCTCCGGCATCGGGCCCTCCAGCACCGTACGTCGACACACCAGCCGGGACGGGGGCCGCGCCCCTGGGCACCGGTACGGCTTCGTTGATGCGCTCCTGGTCCTATGTTATCGTACCGGTGCATCGCGCCGCTTGGGCCGGAGTGTCGGAACCGGCAGACGAGCCCGACTCAAAATCGGGTCCCCGCGAGGGGGTGTGGGTTCGAGTCCCACCTCCGGCACCACTCTTCCCACATTGGAGTCGGCTCCGCCCGGGTAGACGACGGACCCCCGGGAATCGATCCCGGGGGCGCTCTTTCTCGGCTCCTTCCCTCATGCGCCCGGCCGCGGTTCGGGGGACCGCTCCGCCCCTCGCTTCAGGCGTACGAGATACGCGGATCCAGGAAGGCGTAGACGACGTCCACCACCAGGTTCATCACCACGATGGCCGAGGCGCTGAACATGGTCAGCCCCATGATCAGGGCGCCGTCGACGTTGCCGATGGCGTGGTTGAGGAGAAGGCCGAGGCCGGGCCAGTTGAAGACGTACTCGGTCACCACCAGGCCGCCCAGCAGGTAGCCCAGGTCCATGCCGAGGTAGGTGACGACGGGGATCAACGCGTTCCGGAAGATGTGCCTCCAGATGACGATCCGCTCGGCCAGCCCCTTCGCCCTCGCCGTGCGCACGTAGTCCAGCCGCATCACCTCCAGCATGCTGGAGCGGAGGATGCGGACATAGACGGCGGCGCCCGTCAAGCCCACCGAGAGCGCCGGGAGGACCACCCCGAGCGTCGAGTAGCCACCCAGCGGGAAGAGGCCGGCGTAGTATCCCAGGTAGAGAAGCAGCAGCGACCCGACCCAGTAGACAGGAAGCGCCACCCCCACCAGGCTCGCCGTGCGCGCCACCTGGTCGATCCAGCTGTTCCGCTTCACGGCGGAGATGACGCCGATCGGGATCGCGATGAGGAGCTCGGCCGCCACGGCCGCCAGGGCCAGGAAGACCGTCGGCGGCAGCGCCTGGAGGATCATCGTCAGGACCGGCTGCTGCATGATCCAGTCGTAACCCAGATCCCCGTGGAACACCTGGACGAAGTAGAGCGCCAGGCGGAGCAGGAGCGGCTTGTCCAGGCCGAGCGCCTGCCGGATGGACGCGAGCGTCTCCGGCGTCGCATGCGGACCGGCGATCACGCGGGCCGGATCGGATGGGATGGCGTAGGTGACCAGGAAGGTGATGGCGATGATCGCCGCGATCGTCACCACCGTCCAGATGAGCCGCTTCAGGATGTATTGGACCACGCGATCGCCCCCACCACCGGTCGCCGGAAGAGGAGCCGGCCCTCGTCGGGCCGGGCTCCTCTCCAGGCTCTCACCCGTTCACTTCGCGATCGAGATCAGGTTGAAGCGTGTCGTCGAGACCGGGTGCACGTAGATGCCCAGGTTGGCCGGGTCGTGCGGATCGGGCTGGAGCCAGGGCTGGATCAGCGCGTCGTTCCAGCCGTAGTAGAGGAAGGCCCAGGCCGCCTGGTCGTGGGCGATCTTCTCGGCCTGCTGATAGAGCTTGACGCGCTCGTCCTGCTGGCTCGACGGGAGCGAATCGGCCTTGGTCACCAGCTGCTCGAAGGTGGGGTCCGTCCAGTTGCCCACGTTGGTCGAGTTGAAGGCGTCCTTGGCCAGCAGGTTGTAGAGGAAGTCCTGCGCGTCGGGGTAGTCCTGGAACCAGTCGGTCCAGGCGATGTTCCACGGCTTGGTCGGATCGTCCTCGTACGGCCAATAGCTCCCCACCTGGCTGAACCCTTGCAGCTTGACGTCGATTCCGACCTGCTTCAGCTGCTCCTGGACCATCTGCGCGGTCCGGATGTGGTCCTGGGTATTGCTCGGATAGATCATGGTCACCTCCAGCGGCAGCTTGACGCCTGCCTGCTGGAGGAGCTGCTTGGCCTTGGCCGGATCGTAAGGGTACGGCTGGATCGACGGGTCGTAGCCGGGGATCGCGGGCGGCAGCGGCTGGCTCATCACCTGCCCGCGCCCGTTGGTGATGTTCTGGATGATCTGTTGCTTGTCGAGGGCGTAGTTGATCGCCTGGCGGACCAGCGGGTTGTTGAAGGGCGGCTTGGTCGTGTTGAAGGCCAGGTAGTAGATGGCGTTCTCGCGCCCCTTGAAGTACTGCTTCTTCAGGTTCGGATCCTGGAGGACCTGGGCGTAGATGGCGGACGTCAGCGGCCCGTTGACGAAGTCGAGGTCGCCCTGGCGGAACTGGAGGAGCTGGAGGTTGTCGGGGACGTTCTCCTTGAAGACCAGCTTCTCGATCTTCGCCTTGTGCTCACCCCAGTAATTCGGGTTGGGAACCAGCGTCATCTGCACGCCCGGCTGCCAGGAGTCGAGCTTGAACGGACCGCTGCCCACGGCGTGCTGCGAGTAGTCCTTGCCGTACTGCTCGGCGACCTTGGGGTCGACGATCGCCGCGGACATCAGCGCCAGCGTGTTCAGGAAGAAGGCCTGGGGCTGGGAGAGATCGATCTCCAGCGTCTGGGCGTCGATCACCTTGACGCCCGGCAAGCCGCCCTTGCCGTCCGGGGAGGCCTTCTGGCCCGAGGCGTTCCACTCCTTGTAGCCCTTGATCGCCGAGTAGGCGAAGCCGTAGGGCGCCGCGCCCCCTCCGATGGGATTCTTCGACGTGACCCGGTCGAGGCTGTATTTGACGGCGTAGGCGTCGAGGGGATCCCCGTTGGAGAACTTGATGCCGGGCTTGATGTGGAAGGTGTACTTGAGACCGTCCGGCGTCACGTCCCAGGTGGCCGCGTCCGGCACGAGCTCGGACTCCTTCGCCGGATCGTAGCTGACCAGCGTGTCATAGATCATCAGCATCGGGTACATCGAGGTCATGTCGGTCCACTTGGCCGGATCGAGGGTCTCGATGTTGCTCGTGAAGGCGGTCACGAGCGTCTGGCCGTTCTTGTGCTGGGCGGTCGTCGCCCCCCTGTTGCCCGTCTGCGTGGCGGCCGGCTTGCCCCCGCAACTGGACAGGACCAGCGCAAGTGCGACCAGCGCGGTCGAAAGCGTCGTTGCCCAGCGAACCTTCTTGCGCACGAAGGCCCATCCTCCTTCATCAAAAAATCGCTCCGGTCCCTGACCCACCGGGTGACCGGATTCTTCCACTTCCTGGCGCAGCTGGAGTGCCTGCGGGGTTTCACCCGGATCTCCGGCAGGGTGAGCCGCCCTCGCTGCTCACCGCCCACCTCCTTTCGGTGGCCGCCATGCCAGTGCGGAGACGGCGCCCGTGCCTCAGCGTCGCCACCTCGACCGGCCTCATTCTTCAGCACGCGGGTTGAGCGCGTCGCTCAGCCCGTCGCCCAGGAGGTTGAACCCCAGGCTGCCGAGCGCCAGCGCCAGGCCGGGCCAGATGATCAGCCAGGGGGCCGTCTGGTAGAAGTTGAGGCCCAGGGTGATCATCTTGCCCCAGCTGATGGTCGGGTCGGGAACGCCGATGCCCAGAAAGGAGAGGGCCGACTCCGTCAGGATGTTCTGGGCCACCTGGAGCGTGCCGTAGACAATGACGGTGCCCACGACGTTGGGAAGCAGGTGGCGCCCGAGGATCCGCCAGGTTCCGGCCCCCAGCGCCCGCGCCGCCTCCACGTACTCCTGGTTCTTGGCCGCCAGCACCTGCCCCCGCGTGATCCGGGCGGTGGGTGCCCAGCCCAGGACCCCGATGACCGTGTAGACCGTGGCCACCGAGGGGTTGGAGACCACCGAGCGGAGGAGGATGACGAACAGGAGGAAGGGGAAGGCGAGCACGATGTCGGTGATGCGCATCAGCACGTTGTCGACCTGCCCGCCCGCGTAACCGGCCACCAGGCCGACCACGAGGCCGATGGCCACGGCGATGAGCGTGGCCATGAAGCCGACCTCCATGGAGACCCGCGCTCCCCAGATCAGCTGGCTGAGCACATCCCGGCCACTGGGGTCGGTGCCGAGGAAGAAGTGGCCCCAATTCCAGGTCGGTGCCAGGGGCAGCCCCTGGGCGGTGGTTCCGTCCGGGTAGGTCTGGTAGGGGCTGAGCGGGGCGATCTGCGGCGCGAAGATGGCGACCACGGAGAGCAGCACGACGAGGACGAGCCCGAAGACCGCCGGGCCGTTCCGGAAGAAGTGCCGCACCAGCTGTCGCCACGGCGACGGACCGGAAGGCGGCTGCAGCGTCGTCTGCATGTCAGGGAATTCGAGAAGAGCGGACACGGCTTCCCTCCTGTCCGTGACGGACCTCCCGCAATGGTCAAAACAGATTACGCGCGCCCCGGGCCAATCCCTGCTTCCCGATGCCCGCAGCCGGCCATTTCCAAGCTTTCGCCGCTCCGGTCCCGGGCCGCCCGGAGTGTGCCACCGGCCGGGGTGCGGTCTGCCGGAGCCTCACCCTGTGGCATGGCGCTCCAGAACGACTGGATCATGGCTGAATGCTATAGAAAAAACCGGACCCGACCGCCACCGATCGGGTCCGTGGGGAGCCTGCTCGGGGAAGATCGAGGCGCAGCCCTTCAGAAGCCGATACGCGGGCCGACGATCTGCCGCCGCGCGGGCGAGGCCTGGGCGGTCCGCTCGACCACCACCTTCGCCAACTCGTCGAAGGCTTGACGGAGCGGTGACTCCTCGTCGGCCGCCGCCACCGGACGTCCCTCGTCGCCGCCCTCGCGGATGGCGGGCGCCAGCGGGATCCGCGCCAGGACCGGCTGGCCGATCGCCTGGGCCAGGGCGTCGGCGCCGCCGCTGCCGAAGACGTCGATGCGTTCGCCGCAGTGCGGGCAGACGAGGAAGGCCATGTTCTCGACGACACCCAGCATCTCCTGGTTCATCTTCGTGGCCATGAAGGCCGCCCGGGAAGCGACGTGGACGGAGGCTTCCTGGGGCGTGGTCACCAGGAGGATCTTGGACTGGGGCAGCCGCTGGGCCAGGCTCATGGGCACGTCACCGGTCCCGGGCGGCAGGTCGACCACCAGGTAGTCCAGGTCGGCCCAGAGCACGTCGTTGAGGAACTGGTCCAGGGCGCCGGCCAGCATCGGGCCCCGCCAGATCACCGCCGCATCCTCTTCG harbors:
- a CDS encoding sigma-70 family RNA polymerase sigma factor encodes the protein MPEIDGLERALLERAQAGDVAAFEELVRPELRRVYGAAVRLVGRQEAEDVVQEAVLHAFRALGAFRGGSRFGSWLYRIAINLCLDHGRRNRRREHHEEAREPARIPEPATGTAACDPEEALLAAERHEAVEAALAALPEEYRAALLLRDVEGLSYEEVAEMTGIPLGTVKSRVFRGRRALREKLAEAGLLPSVRRRQGVAE
- a CDS encoding ABC transporter permease — translated: MVQYILKRLIWTVVTIAAIIAITFLVTYAIPSDPARVIAGPHATPETLASIRQALGLDKPLLLRLALYFVQVFHGDLGYDWIMQQPVLTMILQALPPTVFLALAAVAAELLIAIPIGVISAVKRNSWIDQVARTASLVGVALPVYWVGSLLLLYLGYYAGLFPLGGYSTLGVVLPALSVGLTGAAVYVRILRSSMLEVMRLDYVRTARAKGLAERIVIWRHIFRNALIPVVTYLGMDLGYLLGGLVVTEYVFNWPGLGLLLNHAIGNVDGALIMGLTMFSASAIVVMNLVVDVVYAFLDPRISYA
- a CDS encoding ABC transporter substrate-binding protein, with the protein product MRKKVRWATTLSTALVALALVLSSCGGKPAATQTGNRGATTAQHKNGQTLVTAFTSNIETLDPAKWTDMTSMYPMLMIYDTLVSYDPAKESELVPDAATWDVTPDGLKYTFHIKPGIKFSNGDPLDAYAVKYSLDRVTSKNPIGGGAAPYGFAYSAIKGYKEWNASGQKASPDGKGGLPGVKVIDAQTLEIDLSQPQAFFLNTLALMSAAIVDPKVAEQYGKDYSQHAVGSGPFKLDSWQPGVQMTLVPNPNYWGEHKAKIEKLVFKENVPDNLQLLQFRQGDLDFVNGPLTSAIYAQVLQDPNLKKQYFKGRENAIYYLAFNTTKPPFNNPLVRQAINYALDKQQIIQNITNGRGQVMSQPLPPAIPGYDPSIQPYPYDPAKAKQLLQQAGVKLPLEVTMIYPSNTQDHIRTAQMVQEQLKQVGIDVKLQGFSQVGSYWPYEDDPTKPWNIAWTDWFQDYPDAQDFLYNLLAKDAFNSTNVGNWTDPTFEQLVTKADSLPSSQQDERVKLYQQAEKIAHDQAAWAFLYYGWNDALIQPWLQPDPHDPANLGIYVHPVSTTRFNLISIAK
- a CDS encoding ABC transporter permease, whose protein sequence is MSALLEFPDMQTTLQPPSGPSPWRQLVRHFFRNGPAVFGLVLVVLLSVVAIFAPQIAPLSPYQTYPDGTTAQGLPLAPTWNWGHFFLGTDPSGRDVLSQLIWGARVSMEVGFMATLIAVAIGLVVGLVAGYAGGQVDNVLMRITDIVLAFPFLLFVILLRSVVSNPSVATVYTVIGVLGWAPTARITRGQVLAAKNQEYVEAARALGAGTWRILGRHLLPNVVGTVIVYGTLQVAQNILTESALSFLGIGVPDPTISWGKMITLGLNFYQTAPWLIIWPGLALALGSLGFNLLGDGLSDALNPRAEE